The following are from one region of the Magallana gigas chromosome 6, xbMagGiga1.1, whole genome shotgun sequence genome:
- the LOC136276421 gene encoding uncharacterized protein encodes MVSILACTFCGVIESLVSVQMQVQNPTCVLLNKVGLNVVSANCVAPTAVEVAGEAAKDKVVIEVNVPDVEAVVGGCKVVGDVGVLAVVVVSCEDKVVVEVDVPDVVAVVGGYKVVGDVGVFAVVLVSCEDKVVIEVNVPDVVAVVGGYKDVGDVGVFAVVLVSCEDKVVVEVDVPDVVAVVGGYKDVGDVGVFAVVLVSCEDKVVVEVNVPDVVAVVGGYKDVGDVGVFAVVLVSCEDKVEVEVDVPDVVAVVGGYKDVGDVGVFAVVLVSCEDKVVVEVDVPDVVAVVGGYKDVGDVGVFAVVLASCEDKVVVEVDVPDVVAVVGGYKDVGDVGVFAVVVVSCEDKVVVEVDVPDVVAVVGGYKVVGDVGVFAVVVVSCEDKVVLEVDVPDVAEVISEGNVMVVVGEDKNLVVVGSGKVVVVVCLFTVVKVLCVEVVDDDTAKVVEVVVVTAKKKKKNS; translated from the coding sequence ATGGTTTCTATTCTCGCTTGCACGTTCTGTGGTGTCATTGAATCATTGGTCTCGGTACAGATGCAAGTACAGAACCCAACTTGTGTACTGTTAAATAAAGTAGGTTTAAATGTAGTGTCTGCAAATTGTGTTGCACCCACAGCTGTAGAAGTGGCGGGAGAGGCTGCTAAAGACAAAGTCGTGATAGAAGTCAATGTTCCTGACGTGGAGGCAGTGGTTGGTGGATGCAAAGTTGTGGGAGATGTTGGTGTATTGGCAGTGGTAGTTGTATCTTGTGAAGATAAAGTCGTGGTAGAAGTTGATGTACCTGACGTGGTGGCAGTGGTTGGTGGATACAAAGTTGTGGGAGATGTTGGTGTATTCGCAGTGGTACTTGTATCTTGTGAAGACAAAGTCGTGATAGAAGTCAATGTACCTGACGTGGTGGCAGTGGTTGGTGGATACAAAGATGTGGGAGATGTTGGTGTATTCGCAGTGGTACTTGTATCTTGTGAAGATAAAGTCGTGGTAGAAGTTGATGTACCTGACGTGGTGGCAGTGGTTGGTGGATACAAAGATGTGGGAGATGTTGGTGTATTCGCAGTGGTACTTGTATCTTGTGAAGACAAAGTCGTGGTAGAAGTTAATGTACCTGACGTGGTGGCAGTGGTTGGTGGATACAAAGATGTGGGAGATGTTGGTGTATTCGCAGTGGTACTTGTATCTTGTGAAGACAAAGTCGAGGTAGAAGTTGATGTACCTGACGTGGTGGCAGTGGTTGGTGGATACAAAGATGTGGGAGATGTTGGTGTATTCGCAGTGGTACTTGTATCTTGTGAAGACAAAGTCGTGGTAGAAGTTGATGTACCTGACGTGGTGGCAGTGGTTGGTGGATACAAAGATGTGGGAGATGTTGGTGTATTCGCAGTGGTACTTGCATCTTGTGAAGACAAAGTCGTAGTAGAAGTTGATGTACCTGACGTGGTGGCAGTGGTTGGTGGATACAAAGATGTGGGAGATGTTGGTGTATTCGCAGTGGTAGTTGTATCTTGTGAAGACAAAGTCGTAGTAGAAGTTGATGTACCTGACGTGGTGGCAGTGGTTGGTGGATACAAAGTTGTGGGAGATGTTGGTGTATTCGCAGTGGTAGTTGTATCTTGTGAAGACAAAGTCGTATTAGAAGTTGATGTTCCTGACGTGGCGGAAGTAATTAGTGAAGGTAACGTCATGGTAGTGGTCGGTGAAGACAAAAACTTAGTAGTGGTTGGTTCAGGCAAAGTCGTGGTAGTGGTTTGCCTATTTACAGTGGTTAAAGTGCTTTGTGTAGAAGTAGTAGATGATGACACAGCCAAAGTCGTAGAAGTAGTTGTAGTTACtgccaaaaagaaaaaaaagaacagttGA